A stretch of the Medicago truncatula cultivar Jemalong A17 chromosome 5, MtrunA17r5.0-ANR, whole genome shotgun sequence genome encodes the following:
- the LOC11408928 gene encoding pentatricopeptide repeat-containing protein At1g26460, mitochondrial: MASQMSILYRTRSLLTKPNFTIKSISTFPYLNQEPELVDPTPPPPTESSLPPNPASGSPLYNENWRNPVPKTSSLTQFGHFTRASVSETYDSNALLNVFGDWVASQRWGDVKEMFEGWVRSLDKNGKPNKPDVNLFNHYIRANLMIGASAADLLDLLAQMEQFDILPNTASFNLVLKAMHQARETLAAEKLLERMLQSGNEAFPDDESFDLVIGMLFATDQIDTAFKYIDSTLKHGNKLSMDLFMKCVRSCVKQGRLDTLVAIIEKCRATDQNKALCPSWKLCIFIAEVAIRADNSKLAYYGLEFMARWIVKGERARPPVLLSVDEGLAVSALMTAGRTYNSELLGAAWAVLDRSLRKKKLPNPESYLAKIYALASLGNLQKAFGTLHDYESAYGNSDQEADDLFCPFTSLHPLSVACSKKGFETLDTVYFQLENLSHAERPYKSVAALNCVIVGSANIWDLDRAYQTFESIASTFGLTHNIHSYNGLMYAFGKVNKADEVSKVFGYIVNSGLKPNAKSYCLLIDAHLINRDVKSAMGVLDDMIAAGFEPMKGTLKKIRRRCIREFDTESDERLESLALSYNYRMGSEGRRNMLFNLNYSTEMA; this comes from the exons ATGGCGTCACAAATGTCGATTCTCTATCGAACGCGTTCTCTTCTCACAAAACCCAATTTCACAATCAAATCAATCTCAACATTCCCATATCTCAATCAAGAACCCGAACTTGTAGACcccacaccaccaccaccaacagaATCATCACTCCCACCAAATCCAGCGTCAGGATCCCCACTCTACAACGAAAATTGGCGCAACCCAGTTCCAAAAACTTCATCTTTAACCcaatttggtcatttcacacgcgCTTCAGTTTCTGAAACCTATGATTCCAACGCGcttttgaatgtttttggtgATTGGGTAGCTTCACAACGTTGGGGTGATGTGAAGGAAATGTTTGAAGGATGGGTTAGGAGTTTGGATAAAAATGGGAAACCTAATAAACCTgatgttaatttgtttaatcattATATTAGGGCTAATCTTATGATTGGTGCTTCTGCTGCTGATTTGCTTGATTTGTTAGCTCAGATGGAACAATTTGATATTTTGCCGAATACAGCGAGTTTTAATTTGGTTCTTAAGGCTATGCATCAGGCTAGAGAGACTCTTGCTGCTGAGAAGCTTCTTGAACG GATGCTGCAATCTGGAAATGAAGCTTTTCCTGATGATGAATCATTTGACTTGGTCATTGGAATGCTCTTTGCAACAGATCAGATTGATACTGCATTCAAATATATAGATTCAACTCTAAAACATGGCAACAAGTTGTCAAtggatttatttatgaaatgtgTGAGGAGTTGTGTCAAACAAGGAAGGCTTGATACGTTGGTGGCAATAATTGAAAAGTGCAGG GCAACAGATCAAAACAAAGCCCTTTGCCCCTCCTGGAAATTGTGCATTTTCATAGCTGAAGTTGCAATTCGAGCGGATAATAGCAAGTTAGCCTATTATGGCCTGGAGTTTATGGCTCGATGGATTGTAAAGGGTGAACGTGCAAGACCTCCTGTGTTGCTTTCTGTAGATGAAGGTTTAGCCGTGTCAGCTCTGATGACTGCAGGTAGAACCTATAATTCTGAGCTGCTAGGAGCAGCATGGGCTGTTTTGGACCGTTCGTTGCGTAAAAAGAAGCTTCCAAATCCAGAATCTTATCTCGCAAAGATATATGCCCTTGCATCATTGGGCAATCTACAAAAGGCATTTGGCACTCTGCATGATTATGAGTCTGCTTATGGAAATTCTGATCAAGAAGCTGACGACTTATTCTGCCCATTTACTTCTTTACATCCATTGTCTGTGGCATGCTCAAAGAAGGGTTTTGAGACTTTAGATACT GTTTATTTTCAACTGGAGAATTTAAGCCATGCTGAGCGTCCATACAAGTCTGTTGCTGCGCTAAACTGCGTCATTGTAGGATCTGCGAACATATGGGACCTTGATCGAGCTTACCAAACTTTTGAATCAATTGCTTCTACTTTTGGGTTGACTCATAATATTCATTCGTATAATGGGCTGATGTATGCATTTGGGAAGGTCAATAAG GCAGATGAAGTTTCAAAGGTGTTTGGGTACATAGTAAATTCGGGTCTCAAGCCTAATGCAAAGTCGTATTGCCTGCTTATCGATGCCCACCTGATTAATAGGGATGTCAAATCTGCTATGGGAGTGCTTGATGATATG ATAGCTGCTGGATTTGAACCGATGAAAGGGACACTAAAAAAGATCAGAAGACGATGCATACGAGAGTTCGACACTGAAAGCGATGAACGACTGGAGTCACTCGCTCTATCTTACAATTACCGAATGGGTTCTGAAGGCCGACGAAACATGCTGTTTAATCTTAATTACAGTACTGAAATGGCTTGA
- the LOC11408927 gene encoding pentatricopeptide repeat-containing protein At1g59720, chloroplastic/mitochondrial: protein MPLSIATTNTNTNIKHINHLLNQSNSISHVKQIHAQILRTIHTPNSFTWNILIQSYSKSTLHKQKAILLYKAIITEQENELFPDKHTYPFVLKACAYLFSLFEGKQVHAHVLKLGFELDTYICNSLIHFYASCGYLETARKVFDRMCEWRNVVSWNVMIDSYAKVGDYDIVLIMFCEMMKVYEPDCYTMQSVIRACGGLGSLSLGMWVHAFVLKKCDKNVVCDVLVNTCLVDMYCKCGSLEIAKQVFEGMSYRDVSSWNSIILGFAVHGKAKAALDYFVRMVKVEKIVPNSITFVGVLSACNHSGMVDEGLMYFEMMTKEYNVEPSLVHYGCLVDLYARAGHIQEALNVVSEMPIKPDAVIWRSLLDACYKQHASVELSEEMAKQIFESNGSVCGGAYVLLSKVYASASRWNDVGLLRKLMNDKGVSKKPGCSLIEINGAAHEFFAGDTNHPQSKDIYKFMNEIQEKLESVGYLPDYSGAPLIDEINEGKQNTMRLHSERLAIAFGLLNSKPSMPIRVFKNLRVCNDCHKVTKLISRIYNVEIIVRDRVRFHHFKDGSCSCMDYW, encoded by the coding sequence ATGCCTTTGTCCATTGCAACAACCAATACAAACACCAACATCAAACACATTAATCACTTGTTAAACCAATCTAATTCTATCTCTCACGTTAAACAAATTCACGCTCAAATACTTCGCACAATTCACACCCCAAATTCCTTCACATGGAACATTCTCATACAATCCTACTCCAAATCCACACTTCACAAACAAAAAGCTATTCTTCTTTACAAAGCAATCATAACAGAACAAGAAAATGAACTCTTTCCTGATAAACACACTTACCCTTTTGTTCTTAAAGCTTGTGCTTACTTGTTTTCGTTATTCGAAGGAAAACAAGTTCATGCCCATGTTTTGAAACTTGGGTTTGAGTTAGATACTTATATTTGTAATAGTTTGATTCATTTCTATGCTTCTTGTGGATATTTGGAAACGGCGCGTAAAGTGTTTGATAGAATGTGTGAATGGAGGAATGTGGTTTCGTGGAATGTAATGATTGATTCTTACGCGAAGGTTGGAGACTATGATATTGTTTTGATTATGTTTTGTGAGATGATGAAGGTGTATGAACCTGATTGTTACACGATGCAGAGTGTTATTAGAGCTTGTGGTGGTTTAGGTTCGCTTTCGTTGGGGATGTGGGTTCAtgcttttgttttgaaaaagtgcgATAAGAATGTGGTTTGTGATGTTTTGGTTAATACTTGTTTGGTTGATATGTATTGTAAATGTGGATCGTTGGAAATTGCCAAGCAGGTTTTTGAAGGAATGTCTTATAGAGACGTGAGTTCATGGAATTCAATTATCTTAGGTTTTGCTGTGCATGGGAAAGCCAAGGCAGCATTGGATTATTTTGTCCGAATGGTGAAGGTGGAGAAAATTGTGCCGAATTCTATCACTTTTGTTGGTGTGTTGAGTGCATGTAATCATAGTGGAATGGTTGATGAAGGGTTAATGTATTTTGAAATGATGACTAAAGAGTACAATGTTGAACCAAGTTTGGTGCATTATGGATGTCTTGTTGATCTTTATGCTAGAGCTGGACATATCCAAGAGGCTCTCAATGTGGTTTCGGAAATGCCGATTAAACCAGATGCTGTAATTTGGAGGAGTCTTTTAGATGCTTGTTATAAGCAACATGCAAGTGTTGAGCTAAGTGAAGAAATGGCAAAGCAAATTTTTGAGTCAAACGGGAGTGTTTGTGGTGGTGCTTATGTTCTTTTGTCGAAAGTGTATGCTTCAGCTAGTAGATGGAATGATGTAGGGTTGCTTAGAAAGCTAATGAATGATAAGGGTGTGAGTAAAAAGCCTGGTTGTAGTTTAATAGAGATAAACGGTGCTGCTCATGAATTTTTTGCCGGagacaccaatcatccacaaaGTAAAGATATATACAAGTTCATGAATGAAATTCAGGAGAAACTAGAATCTGTAGGGTATTTACCTGATTATTCAGGAGCACCATTGATTGATGAGATTAATGAAGGGAAACAGAATACTATGAGGTTGCATAGTGAGAGATTGGCCATAGCTTTTGGGCTTTTGAATTCAAAACCAAGCATGCCAATAAGAGTGTTTAAGAATCTTAGAGTGTGTAATGATTGTCATAAGGTTACTAAATTAATATCTAGAATTTACAATGTGGAGATAATTGTAAGAGATCGTGTTCGGTTTCATCACTTTAAAGATGGGAGTTGTTCTTGTATGGATTATTGGTGA
- the LOC11414021 gene encoding triose phosphate/phosphate translocator, chloroplastic: MSCVTNPVLISVQRPQISSVFLLPKRVSSSTSYGLLKSRTLQHESINSSLVFSPLVKKAFGVNQRRFPVVTALAADADDSEIEISNGSVQSSKSFGEKFPALVTGFFFFMWYFLNVIFNILNKKVYNYFPYPYFVSVVHLLVGVVYCLFSWGLGLPKRAPMNKELLLLLTPVAFCHALGHVMSNVSFAAVAVSFTHTIKALEPFFNASASQFVLGQHIPLSLWLSLTPVVLGVSMASLTELSFNWTGFISAMISNIAFTYRSLYSKKAMTGMDSTNVYAYISVIALAFCIPPAILIEGPQLMEFGFRNAISKVGLTKFLSDLFWIGMFYHLYNQLATNTLERVAPLTHAVGNVLKRVFVIGFSIVVFGNKISTQTGIGTAIAIAGVAIYSVIKANIEEQKRKAAAALAS; the protein is encoded by the exons ATGTCTTGTGTAACAAACCCAGTTCTCATATCAGTTCAAAGACCTCAAATATCTTCAGTTTTTCTGTTACCAAAAAGAGTTTCAAGTTCAACTAGTTATGGATTGTTGAAGTCTAGAACACTTCAACATGAGTCTATAAATTCAAGCTTGGTGTTCTCTCCATTGGTGAAGAAGGCCTTTGGAGTAAATCAAAGAAGGTTTCCAGTTGTTACAGCCTTAGCAGCAGATGCTGATGATAGTGAAATTGAAATCTCTAATGG GTCTGTCCAATCCTCAAAGAGTTTTGGTGAGAAATTTCCTGCATTGGTTactggtttctttttctttatgtg GTACTtcttaaatgtgattttcaaCATACTCAACAAGAAAGTCTACAATTATTTTCCATATCCATA cTTTGTTTCTGTTGTACATCTCCTTGTGGGGGTGGTATATTGCCTTTTTAGCTGGGGTTTAGGCCTACCAAAACGTGCA CCAATGAATAAGGAGCTCTTGTTACTATTGACTCCAGTGGCATTTTGTCATGCCCTTGGTCATGTCATGTCCAATGTATCATTTGCTGCTGTTGCTGTATCGTTTACGCATACCATAAAAG CTTTGGAGCCATTTTTCAATGCTTCAGCTTCCCAGTTTGTCTTAGGCCAACATATTCCACTGTCTCTGTGGCTATCCTTGACTCCTGTGGTTTTAG GTGTATCAATGGCATCACTAACTGAACTGTCTTTCAATTGGACTGGTTTCATTAGTGCAATGATTTCAAATATAGCTTTTACATACAGAAGTCTATATTCTAAGAAAGCAATG aCTGGAATGGACAGTACAAATGTATATGCGTATATTTCAGTAATTGCGCTCGCCTTTTGTATTCCCCCGGCAATTCTT ATTGAAGGACCCCAACTGATGGAATTTGGATTTAGAAATGCTATTTCAAAAGTTGGACTGACAAAGTTTCTGTCTGATCTTTTCTGGATTGGAATGTTTTACCATCTTTACAATCAG CTTGCTACTAATACTTTGGAACGTGTTGCACCACTAACACATGCAGTTGGAAATGTGTTGAAGAGAGTTTTTGTCATTGGATTCTCTATAGTTGTGTTTg GCAACAAGATATCGACACAAACTGGCATTGGTACTGCTATTGCAATTGCAGGAGTTGCCATATATTCAGTGATTAAAGCAAACATCGAAGAGCAAAAACGG AAAGCTGCTGCAGCCCTTGCATCTTAA